In Populus nigra chromosome 1, ddPopNigr1.1, whole genome shotgun sequence, one genomic interval encodes:
- the LOC133681109 gene encoding uncharacterized protein LOC133681109 isoform X2: protein MPTVWFSLKRSLHCKSEPSEVHDPKSTKHMSTILTRKAGRSGCSRSIANLKDVIHGSKRHMEKPPSCSPRSIGSSDFLNPLTHEVILSNSRCELKITGFGGFQEGVGSGVISHGNSHNGASGGSNGAVSSTFVGTLRQGTPGPGGHPTMHYFNPSIRNTATPPRKSHFLLSDREGPGFGGSGIFGAGGHSSSRVSLETKFNGSSTLTCHKCGEQFNKWEAAENHHLSKHAVTELVEGDSSRKIVEIICRTSWLKSENHCGRIERVLKVHSMQKTLARFEEYREMVKIKASKLPKKHPRCIADGNELLRFYGTTVACSLGVNGSSSLCVSEKCCVCRIIRNGFSVKKELKGGVGVFTTSTSGRAFECIEIFEDDPCIRKALIVCRVIAGRVHRPLENIQEISSQTGFDSLAGKGGSRTHLSSAEISELMDRKCDVKMCILTRMTNFVVH from the exons ATGCCAACAGTTTGGTTCTCTTTGAAGAGATCTCTACATTGCAAATCAGAGCCATCAGAAGTTCACGACCCAAAATCGACAAAGCATATGAGTACAATCTTGACGAGAAAAGCAGGAAGGTCTGGGTGTTCAAGGTCCATAGCAAATCTCAAAGATGTCATACATGGAAGCAAAAGGCACATGGAGAAGCCACCAAGTTGTAGTCCAAGATCCATTGGAAGCAGTGACTTTCTTAACCCATTAACCCATGAAGTTATTTTAAGTAACTCAAGGTGTGAGCTCAAAATCACAGGTTTTGGCGGGTTCCAAGAAGGGGTTGGTAGTGGTGTTATTAGTCATGGTAACAGCCATAATGGTGCTAGTGGTGGTAGTAACGGCGCTGTTAGTTCAACTTTTGTTGGTACTTTAAGGCAAGGAACCCCAGGACCTGGAGGACATCCTACAATGCACTATTTCAACCCTTCAATTAGGAACACAGCTACTCCTCCAAGAAagtctcattttcttttatcagACAGAGAAGGGCCTGGATTTGGAGGTTCTGGTATATTTGGTGCTGGTGGACATTCAAGCAGTAGGGTCTCTCTTGAGACAAAGTTTAATGGTTCTTCTACACTCACTTGCCATAAATGTGGAGAGCAGTTTAACAAATGGGAAGCTGCTGAAAATCATCATCTCTCCAAGCATGCTG TCACCGAACTTGTGGAAGGTGACTCATCACGAAAAATTGTTGAAATCATATGCCGAACGAGCTGGTTAAAGAGTGAAAACCATTGTGGTCGAATTGAAAGAGTGCTGAAGGTTCACAGCATGCAAAAAACTCTAGCACGATTTGAAGAATATAGAGAGATGGTGAAAATTAAGGCCAGCAAGCTCCCAAAGAAGCACCCTCGGTGCATAGCTGATGGGAATGAGCTTTTGAGGTTTTATGGCACGACTGTTGCATGTTCTCTTGGCGTAAATGGTTCCTCAAGTCTGTGTGTTTCTGAGAAATGCTGTGTTTGTCGAATTATTCGAAATGGGTTTTCAGTCAAGAAGGAGCTTAAAGGTGGAGTAGGTGTGTTCACAACTTCAACCAGTGGACGAGCTTTTGAGTGTATTGAAATATTTGAAGATGATCCATGTATAAGGAAAGCTTTGATAGTATGCAGAGTGATTGCTGGCAGGGTCCATAGGCCTTTGGAGAATATACAAGAAATATCTAGCCAAACGGGATTTGATTCTTTGGCAGGGAAG GGAGGATCACGGACCCATCTTTCCTCAGCAGAAATTAGTGAGCTTATGGATAGAAAATGTGATGTGAAGATGTGCATTCTTACAAGAATGACAAATTTTGTTGTCCATTAG
- the LOC133692830 gene encoding uncharacterized protein At4g38062-like, protein MDRICEELDEAKAEIEKLKADLRCKAEFSDNLKKAHGEQLIRTQEACSKVERQAQELNAKEEEISTVKRMCEDLQCSLNEKESIIRRLSTANDKLKVDCGEKYKKWEEEKRGLVLALDESNEKNIDQEQKIHVFMAEIERYKGLLSASQKKCLEAEKNAKASIEMRERDSMLLKLEEESRKVENQLKWKKEQFNHLEEAHEKLRYQFRESKKEWEMERSTLIDEICSLQTRLDSQTRMSEDLEKQFRMCNEALAHEETRRKYLEVEVSEFKARFENVFTECQDARSQLECLATQRDIEIAALRHSLVTKDTFYKEIEYKAGKLEQDNQELLVSLKELQEAGIREVGNSSLAKMQNKLKSLEQMHRNCSANLKAKEAEWSSQLEKLTGELDNHRSALQSKETVVKELDMELENCHSVIMQLQLQNEEASTMLLVLKSGITEAQLNIGNDETEVRLHDKERGEDVSLLMRQLETKNTALAKAMTDCEEERQKVASLLKRVEYLDLVEEQQLLMQKELETYKELLEESSRCQLCFKKQALQTESDLKDELKAVCDALDVANSELAKEHQKIVSLSRRAMSLDFIEEKWLLMQKELEKCKEVLEESSRRQSCLEDQAFQIENELKNKFREVCDKFDMASSELVEHREKVECLSRRAEHFDLVEEQQLLMQKELERYKEMAEESSRKQLLIEMKALDVETDLKEKLREVCDELDTAKAELAKENKNAASLARRVQFLDLIEEQHLLMQKELKKYKEMLEKASRCQHSLEKQAFQKENDLKEKLREVSDELHRLKSDFAAKICEGHAVEFELWIWKSIAHRLKDDLEESQLLRKDMEASLLSQAEVEHTIKQEKDGLAQMLQVRDGKIDNLQQQIEFFEKELKTRESAATSSMETVMSFESEREGFLQTMKEKDKLIDDLQKEVGWLEQESLRRELEGAMLTQIEAERKFDHEKEQIIQLVEEKDQRIDDLLQVVKSMEQKFNGSLTSLSLELAEKQAEIHLLHEAWEKTASAEILAQLEIEEKKMMVIELEDDIFSIRKELELQQKSLSGSKKKALEIEAELEAKQLEMKKLKSLMETQLRTSEASVDELKNGNRSLAGNVMKLSSERDNLFGLLTELVERINQFSDEDMQLMGTLESMMQSFDNSGSGPILKCDSELFKAVKENVNTCPSPTTKRFQSVIEDRSPFRELN, encoded by the coding sequence ATGGACAGGATCTGTGAAGAGTTAGATGAAGCAAAAGCTGAGATTGAGAAGCTCAAAGCAGATTTGAGATGCAAAGCAGAATTTTCTGACAACTTGAAGAAAGCTCATGGTGAACAGCTTATCCGAACCCAAGAAGCATGTTCGAAAGTTGAGAGACAGGCCCAAGAATTAAATGCTAAGGAAGAGGAAATCTCCACTGTGAAGCGAATGTGTGAAGATTTGCAATGCAGTTTGAATGAAAAAGAATCCATCATCAGACGTTTAAGCACTGCAAATGATAAGCTTAAAGTTGATTGCGGTGAGAAGTATAAAAAATGGGAGGAGGAGAAAAGGGGGTTAGTGTTGGCACTAGATGAGTCAAATGAGAAGAACATAGATCAAGAACAAAAGATTCATGTGTTTATGGCAGAGATTGAACGTTATAAGGGGCTTCTATCTGCTTCGCAGAAGAAATGCTTGGAAGCAGAGAAAAATGCCAAAGCATCCATAGAGATGAGGGAAAGGGATTCTATGCTACTCAAGTTGGAGGAGGAGAGCAGGAAGGTTGAAAATCAGCTAAAATGGAAGAAAGAGCAGTTCAACCATCTAGAAGAAGCACATGAAAAGCTCCGATATCAGTTCAGGGAAAGCAAGAAAGAGTGGGAGATGGAGAGGTCCACATTGATTGATGAAATTTGCTCACTACAGACACGCTTAGATTCTCAGACTAGAATGTCAGAAGATCTTGAAAAACAGTTCAGGATGTGCAATGAAGCTTTAGCTCATGAAGAAACCAGGAGAAAGTATCTTGAAGTTGAGGTTTCTGAATTTAAAGCGCGCTTTGAGAATGTTTTCACGGAGTGTCAGGATGCAAGGTCACAACTAGAATGCTTGGCCACTCAAAGGGACATAGAAATTGCAGCTCTGAGACATTCTTTGGTTACCAAGGACACATTTTACAAAGAAATTGAGTACAAAGCAGGAAAACTAGAGCAAGACAACCAGGAGTTGCTGGTGTCACTCAAAGAGCTTCAGGAGGCTGGGATTCGGGAAGTGGGAAATTCTTCTTTGGCAAAAATGCAAAACAAGCTCAAGAGTTTGGAGCAGATGCACAGAAATTGCTCTGCAAATCTTAAAGCTAAAGAAGCTGAATGGAGCTCTCAACTGGAGAAATTGACTGGAGAGCTGGATAATCACAGGTCTGCACTACAGAGCAAAGAAACAGTAGTAAAAGAGCTTGACATGGAATTAGAAAATTGCCACTCTGTGATAATGCAGTTGCAGTTGCAGAATGAGGAGGCTTCGACAATGCTATTGGTATTGAAATCAGGAATAACTGAGGCTCAACTGAACATTGGGAATGATGAGACTGAGGTGAGGCTTCATGACAAAGAAAGAGGCGAAGATGTCTCTCTCTTGATGAGGCAGCTGGAGACAAAGAACACTGCTCTGGCTAAAGCAATGACAGATTGTGAGGAGGAACGTCAAAAGGTTGCATCTTTATTGAAGAGAGTTGAGTACCTGGATCTTGTTGAAGAGCAGCAATTATTGATGCAGAAAGAGCTTGAGACATACAAAGAATTGCTTGAGGAATCATCAAGGTGTCAACTTTGCTTCAAGAAGCAAGCTTTGCAGACAGAAAGTGACTTGAAAGATGAACTTAAGGCAGTTTGTGATGCCTTGGATGTGGCCAACTCAGAATTAGCCAAAGAACATCAGAAGATAGTATCTTTGTCAAGGAGAGCCATGTCCTTGGATTTTATAGAAGAGAAGTGGCTCTTGATGCAGAAAGAGTTGGAGAAGTGCAAGGAAGTGCTTGAGGAGTCATCTAGGCGTCAAAGTTGCCTAGAAGATCAAGCTTTCCAGATTGAAAacgagttgaaaaataaatttagagaaGTTTGCGATAAATTCGACATGGCCAGTTCAGAATTGGTGGAACATCGTGAGAAGGTGGAATGTTTATCTAGGAGGGCTGAGCACTTCGATCTTGTTGAAGAGCAACAACTCCTGATGCAGAAAGAGCTTGAGAGATATAAGGAAATGGCCGAAGAATCATCTAGGAAGCAGCTTCTCATAGAAATGAAAGCTTTGGATGTGGAAACTGACTTAAAGGAGAAACTAAGAGAAGTTTGTGATGAATTAGACACTGCAAAGGCTGAATTGGCTAAAGAAAACAAGAATGCGGCATCTTTGGCGAGAAGAGTTCAGTTTCTAGATCTTATTGAAGAGCAGCATCTCCTGATGCAAAAAGAACTCAAGAAATACAAGGAAATGCTTGAGAAGGCATCCAGGTGCCAACATAGCTTGGAAAAGCAAGCTTTCCAGAAGGAAAACGACTTGAAAGAGAAACTTCGAGAAGTAAGTGATGAGTTACACAGATTGAAATCTGATTTTGCAGCTAAAATTTGTGAAGGACATGCTGTGGAATTTGAATTGTGGATATGGAAATCGATTGCTCATCGATTAAAAGATGATCTTGAAGAAAGCCAGTTGTTGCGCAAAGACATGGAAGCTTCTCTTCTTTCACAAGCAGAAGTTGAGCATACTATCAAGCAGGAGAAAGATGGTCTCGCCCAAATGTTACAAGTAAGGGACGGTAAAATAGATAACCTGCAGCAGCAGATTGAATTCTTTGAGAAAGAACTTAAAACAAGAGAGTCAGCTGCCACTTCTTCAATGGAGACAGTAATGTCCTTTGAGTCAGAGAGAGAAGGTTTTCTACAAACCATGAAAGAGAAGGACAAATTGATAGATGATCTGCAGAAAGAGGTTGGGTGGCTGGAGCAAGAATCATTGAGAAGAGAACTTGAAGGTGCAATGTTGACACAAATAGAGGCAGAAAGAAAATTTGACCACGAAAAAGAACAAATTATCCAGCTTGTGGAGGAGAAAGATCAAAGAATAGATGACCTCTTGCAGGTTGTGAAGTCGATGGAACAAAAATTTAATGGCTCGttgacctctctctctctggagCTTGCTGAGAAGCAGGCTGAGATTCATTTGCTCCACGAGGCTTGGGAAAAGACTGCTTCAGCTGAGATTCTGGCCCAACTGGAAattgaagagaagaagatgatggtaATAGAGCTGGAGGATGACATCTTTTCTATACGAAAGGAACTGGAATTACAGCAAAAATCACTCTCGGGTTCGAAAAAGAAGGCACTAGAAATTGAAGCTGAACTAGAAGCAAAACAGTTggaaatgaagaaattgaagagtCTAATGGAGACACAGCTGAGAACATCAGAAGCCTCAGTTGATGAGCTCAAAAATGGGAACAGAAGTTTAGCTGGAAATGTCATGAAGTTGTCATCAGAAAGGGACAATTTGTTTGGCTTGCTCACGGAACTTGTTGAGAGAATTAACCAGTTCTCCGATGAAGACATGCAATTGATGGGAACCTTGGAAAGCATGATGCAGTCATTTGACAATAGTGGATCCGGTCCCATCTTGAAGTGTGATAGTGAGCTTTTCAAGGCTGTGAAAGAGAATGTCAATACTTGTCCTTCACCTACAACAAAGAGATTTCAGTCTGTTATTGAGGATAGATCACCATTTAGAGAGCTCAACTAG
- the LOC133688584 gene encoding histone H2A.6, whose protein sequence is MAGRGKTLGSGASKKATSRSSKAGLQFPVGRIARFLKAGKYAERVGAGAPVYLAAVLEYLAAEVLELAGNAARDNKKTRIVPRHIQLAVRNDEELSKLLGDVTIANGGVMPNIHNLLLPKKSGGSSKAPADDDS, encoded by the exons ATGGCTGGTAGAGGCAAGACTCTAGGATCTGGAGCCTCAAAGAAGGCTACTTCAAGGAGTAGCAAGGCTGGTTTGCAATTTCCAGTGGGTCGTATTGCTAGGTTCTTGAAGGCCGGCAAGTATGCTGAGCGTGTCGGTGCCGGCGCTCCTGTTTACCTTGCTGCTGTTCTTGAATATCTAGCTGCCGAG GTTCTTGAATTGGCTGGAAATGCAGCAAGAGACAACAAGAAGACCCGTATTGTGCCACGCCACATCCAGTTAGCAGTTAGGAATGATGAGGAACTTAGCAAGCTTCTTGGTGATGTTACAATTGCCAATGGAGGTGTCATGCCCAACATCCACAACCTTCTCCTCCCAAAGAAGTCTGGTGGCTCCTCTAAGGCCCCTGCTGATGATGACAGTTAG
- the LOC133681109 gene encoding uncharacterized protein LOC133681109 isoform X5, whose translation MPTVWFSLKRSLHCKSEPSEVHDPKSTKHMSTILTRKAGRSGCSRSIANLKDVIHGSKRHMEKPPSCSPRSIGSSDFLNPLTHEVILSNSRCELKITGFGGFQEGVGSGVISHGNSHNGASGGSNGAVSSTFVGTLRQGTPGPGGHPTMHYFNPSIRNTATPPRKSHFLLSDREGPGFGGSGIFGAGGHSSSRVSLETKFNGSSTLTCHKCGEQFNKWEAAENHHLSKHAVTELVEGDSSRKIVEIICRTSWLKSENHCGRIERVLKVHSMQKTLARFEEYREMVKIKASKLPKKHPRCIADGNELLRFYGTTVACSLGVNGSSSLCVSEKCCVCRIIRNGFSVKKELKGGVGVFTTSTSGRAFECIEIFEDDPCIRKALIVCRVIAGRVHRPLENIQEISSQTGFDSLAGKVTLFFWSFS comes from the exons ATGCCAACAGTTTGGTTCTCTTTGAAGAGATCTCTACATTGCAAATCAGAGCCATCAGAAGTTCACGACCCAAAATCGACAAAGCATATGAGTACAATCTTGACGAGAAAAGCAGGAAGGTCTGGGTGTTCAAGGTCCATAGCAAATCTCAAAGATGTCATACATGGAAGCAAAAGGCACATGGAGAAGCCACCAAGTTGTAGTCCAAGATCCATTGGAAGCAGTGACTTTCTTAACCCATTAACCCATGAAGTTATTTTAAGTAACTCAAGGTGTGAGCTCAAAATCACAGGTTTTGGCGGGTTCCAAGAAGGGGTTGGTAGTGGTGTTATTAGTCATGGTAACAGCCATAATGGTGCTAGTGGTGGTAGTAACGGCGCTGTTAGTTCAACTTTTGTTGGTACTTTAAGGCAAGGAACCCCAGGACCTGGAGGACATCCTACAATGCACTATTTCAACCCTTCAATTAGGAACACAGCTACTCCTCCAAGAAagtctcattttcttttatcagACAGAGAAGGGCCTGGATTTGGAGGTTCTGGTATATTTGGTGCTGGTGGACATTCAAGCAGTAGGGTCTCTCTTGAGACAAAGTTTAATGGTTCTTCTACACTCACTTGCCATAAATGTGGAGAGCAGTTTAACAAATGGGAAGCTGCTGAAAATCATCATCTCTCCAAGCATGCTG TCACCGAACTTGTGGAAGGTGACTCATCACGAAAAATTGTTGAAATCATATGCCGAACGAGCTGGTTAAAGAGTGAAAACCATTGTGGTCGAATTGAAAGAGTGCTGAAGGTTCACAGCATGCAAAAAACTCTAGCACGATTTGAAGAATATAGAGAGATGGTGAAAATTAAGGCCAGCAAGCTCCCAAAGAAGCACCCTCGGTGCATAGCTGATGGGAATGAGCTTTTGAGGTTTTATGGCACGACTGTTGCATGTTCTCTTGGCGTAAATGGTTCCTCAAGTCTGTGTGTTTCTGAGAAATGCTGTGTTTGTCGAATTATTCGAAATGGGTTTTCAGTCAAGAAGGAGCTTAAAGGTGGAGTAGGTGTGTTCACAACTTCAACCAGTGGACGAGCTTTTGAGTGTATTGAAATATTTGAAGATGATCCATGTATAAGGAAAGCTTTGATAGTATGCAGAGTGATTGCTGGCAGGGTCCATAGGCCTTTGGAGAATATACAAGAAATATCTAGCCAAACGGGATTTGATTCTTTGGCAGGGAAG GTTACTCTTTTCTTCTGGAGTTTCTCGTAG
- the LOC133681109 gene encoding uncharacterized protein LOC133681109 isoform X1 gives MPTVWFSLKRSLHCKSEPSEVHDPKSTKHMSTILTRKAGRSGCSRSIANLKDVIHGSKRHMEKPPSCSPRSIGSSDFLNPLTHEVILSNSRCELKITGFGGFQEGVGSGVISHGNSHNGASGGSNGAVSSTFVGTLRQGTPGPGGHPTMHYFNPSIRNTATPPRKSHFLLSDREGPGFGGSGIFGAGGHSSSRVSLETKFNGSSTLTCHKCGEQFNKWEAAENHHLSKHAVTELVEGDSSRKIVEIICRTSWLKSENHCGRIERVLKVHSMQKTLARFEEYREMVKIKASKLPKKHPRCIADGNELLRFYGTTVACSLGVNGSSSLCVSEKCCVCRIIRNGFSVKKELKGGVGVFTTSTSGRAFECIEIFEDDPCIRKALIVCRVIAGRVHRPLENIQEISSQTGFDSLAGKVGLYSNIEELYLLNPKALLPCFVGGSRTHLSSAEISELMDRKCDVKMCILTRMTNFVVH, from the exons ATGCCAACAGTTTGGTTCTCTTTGAAGAGATCTCTACATTGCAAATCAGAGCCATCAGAAGTTCACGACCCAAAATCGACAAAGCATATGAGTACAATCTTGACGAGAAAAGCAGGAAGGTCTGGGTGTTCAAGGTCCATAGCAAATCTCAAAGATGTCATACATGGAAGCAAAAGGCACATGGAGAAGCCACCAAGTTGTAGTCCAAGATCCATTGGAAGCAGTGACTTTCTTAACCCATTAACCCATGAAGTTATTTTAAGTAACTCAAGGTGTGAGCTCAAAATCACAGGTTTTGGCGGGTTCCAAGAAGGGGTTGGTAGTGGTGTTATTAGTCATGGTAACAGCCATAATGGTGCTAGTGGTGGTAGTAACGGCGCTGTTAGTTCAACTTTTGTTGGTACTTTAAGGCAAGGAACCCCAGGACCTGGAGGACATCCTACAATGCACTATTTCAACCCTTCAATTAGGAACACAGCTACTCCTCCAAGAAagtctcattttcttttatcagACAGAGAAGGGCCTGGATTTGGAGGTTCTGGTATATTTGGTGCTGGTGGACATTCAAGCAGTAGGGTCTCTCTTGAGACAAAGTTTAATGGTTCTTCTACACTCACTTGCCATAAATGTGGAGAGCAGTTTAACAAATGGGAAGCTGCTGAAAATCATCATCTCTCCAAGCATGCTG TCACCGAACTTGTGGAAGGTGACTCATCACGAAAAATTGTTGAAATCATATGCCGAACGAGCTGGTTAAAGAGTGAAAACCATTGTGGTCGAATTGAAAGAGTGCTGAAGGTTCACAGCATGCAAAAAACTCTAGCACGATTTGAAGAATATAGAGAGATGGTGAAAATTAAGGCCAGCAAGCTCCCAAAGAAGCACCCTCGGTGCATAGCTGATGGGAATGAGCTTTTGAGGTTTTATGGCACGACTGTTGCATGTTCTCTTGGCGTAAATGGTTCCTCAAGTCTGTGTGTTTCTGAGAAATGCTGTGTTTGTCGAATTATTCGAAATGGGTTTTCAGTCAAGAAGGAGCTTAAAGGTGGAGTAGGTGTGTTCACAACTTCAACCAGTGGACGAGCTTTTGAGTGTATTGAAATATTTGAAGATGATCCATGTATAAGGAAAGCTTTGATAGTATGCAGAGTGATTGCTGGCAGGGTCCATAGGCCTTTGGAGAATATACAAGAAATATCTAGCCAAACGGGATTTGATTCTTTGGCAGGGAAGGTTGGTCTCTATTCAAATATTGAGGAGCTTTATCTGCTCAACCCTAAAGCTCTGCTTCCTTGCTTTGTG GGAGGATCACGGACCCATCTTTCCTCAGCAGAAATTAGTGAGCTTATGGATAGAAAATGTGATGTGAAGATGTGCATTCTTACAAGAATGACAAATTTTGTTGTCCATTAG
- the LOC133681109 gene encoding uncharacterized protein LOC133681109 isoform X4 — MPTVWFSLKRSLHCKSEPSEVHDPKSTKHMSTILTRKAGRSGCSRSIANLKDVIHGSKRHMEKPPSCSPRSIGSSDFLNPLTHEVILSNSRCELKITGFGGFQEGVGSGVISHGNSHNGASGGSNGAVSSTFVGTLRQGTPGPGGHPTMHYFNPSIRNTATPPRKSHFLLSDREGPGFGGSGIFGAGGHSSSRVSLETKFNGSSTLTCHKCGEQFNKWEAAENHHLSKHAVTELVEGDSSRKIVEIICRTSWLKSENHCGRIERVLKVHSMQKTLARFEEYREMVKIKASKLPKKHPRCIADGNELLRFYGTTVACSLGVNGSSSLCVSEKCCVCRIIRNGFSVKKELKGGVGVFTTSTSGRAFECIEIFEDDPCIRKALIVCRVIAGRVHRPLENIQEISSQTGFDSLAGKVGLYSNIEELYLLNPKALLPCFVVICKS; from the exons ATGCCAACAGTTTGGTTCTCTTTGAAGAGATCTCTACATTGCAAATCAGAGCCATCAGAAGTTCACGACCCAAAATCGACAAAGCATATGAGTACAATCTTGACGAGAAAAGCAGGAAGGTCTGGGTGTTCAAGGTCCATAGCAAATCTCAAAGATGTCATACATGGAAGCAAAAGGCACATGGAGAAGCCACCAAGTTGTAGTCCAAGATCCATTGGAAGCAGTGACTTTCTTAACCCATTAACCCATGAAGTTATTTTAAGTAACTCAAGGTGTGAGCTCAAAATCACAGGTTTTGGCGGGTTCCAAGAAGGGGTTGGTAGTGGTGTTATTAGTCATGGTAACAGCCATAATGGTGCTAGTGGTGGTAGTAACGGCGCTGTTAGTTCAACTTTTGTTGGTACTTTAAGGCAAGGAACCCCAGGACCTGGAGGACATCCTACAATGCACTATTTCAACCCTTCAATTAGGAACACAGCTACTCCTCCAAGAAagtctcattttcttttatcagACAGAGAAGGGCCTGGATTTGGAGGTTCTGGTATATTTGGTGCTGGTGGACATTCAAGCAGTAGGGTCTCTCTTGAGACAAAGTTTAATGGTTCTTCTACACTCACTTGCCATAAATGTGGAGAGCAGTTTAACAAATGGGAAGCTGCTGAAAATCATCATCTCTCCAAGCATGCTG TCACCGAACTTGTGGAAGGTGACTCATCACGAAAAATTGTTGAAATCATATGCCGAACGAGCTGGTTAAAGAGTGAAAACCATTGTGGTCGAATTGAAAGAGTGCTGAAGGTTCACAGCATGCAAAAAACTCTAGCACGATTTGAAGAATATAGAGAGATGGTGAAAATTAAGGCCAGCAAGCTCCCAAAGAAGCACCCTCGGTGCATAGCTGATGGGAATGAGCTTTTGAGGTTTTATGGCACGACTGTTGCATGTTCTCTTGGCGTAAATGGTTCCTCAAGTCTGTGTGTTTCTGAGAAATGCTGTGTTTGTCGAATTATTCGAAATGGGTTTTCAGTCAAGAAGGAGCTTAAAGGTGGAGTAGGTGTGTTCACAACTTCAACCAGTGGACGAGCTTTTGAGTGTATTGAAATATTTGAAGATGATCCATGTATAAGGAAAGCTTTGATAGTATGCAGAGTGATTGCTGGCAGGGTCCATAGGCCTTTGGAGAATATACAAGAAATATCTAGCCAAACGGGATTTGATTCTTTGGCAGGGAAGGTTGGTCTCTATTCAAATATTGAGGAGCTTTATCTGCTCAACCCTAAAGCTCTGCTTCCTTGCTTTGTGGTAATCTGCAAAtcctga
- the LOC133681109 gene encoding uncharacterized protein LOC133681109 isoform X3, which yields MPTVWFSLKRSLHCKSEPSEVHDPKSTKHMSTILTRKAGRSGCSRSIANLKDVIHGSKRHMEKPPSCSPRSIGSSDFLNPLTHEVILSNSRCELKITGFGGFQEGVGSGVISHGNSHNGASGGSNGAVSSTFVGTLRQGTPGPGGHPTMHYFNPSIRNTATPPRKSHFLLSDREGPGFGGSGIFGAGGHSSSRVSLETKFNGSSTLTCHKCGEQFNKWEAAENHHLSKHAVTELVEGDSSRKIVEIICRTSWLKSENHCGRIERVLKVHSMQKTLARFEEYREMVKIKASKLPKKHPRCIADGNELLRFYGTTVACSLGVNGSSSLCVSEKCCVCRIIRNGFSVKKELKGGVGVFTTSTSGRAFECIEIFEDDPCIRKALIVCRVIAGRVHRPLENIQEISSQTGFDSLAGKVGLYSNIEELYLLNPKALLPCFVVTLFFWSFS from the exons ATGCCAACAGTTTGGTTCTCTTTGAAGAGATCTCTACATTGCAAATCAGAGCCATCAGAAGTTCACGACCCAAAATCGACAAAGCATATGAGTACAATCTTGACGAGAAAAGCAGGAAGGTCTGGGTGTTCAAGGTCCATAGCAAATCTCAAAGATGTCATACATGGAAGCAAAAGGCACATGGAGAAGCCACCAAGTTGTAGTCCAAGATCCATTGGAAGCAGTGACTTTCTTAACCCATTAACCCATGAAGTTATTTTAAGTAACTCAAGGTGTGAGCTCAAAATCACAGGTTTTGGCGGGTTCCAAGAAGGGGTTGGTAGTGGTGTTATTAGTCATGGTAACAGCCATAATGGTGCTAGTGGTGGTAGTAACGGCGCTGTTAGTTCAACTTTTGTTGGTACTTTAAGGCAAGGAACCCCAGGACCTGGAGGACATCCTACAATGCACTATTTCAACCCTTCAATTAGGAACACAGCTACTCCTCCAAGAAagtctcattttcttttatcagACAGAGAAGGGCCTGGATTTGGAGGTTCTGGTATATTTGGTGCTGGTGGACATTCAAGCAGTAGGGTCTCTCTTGAGACAAAGTTTAATGGTTCTTCTACACTCACTTGCCATAAATGTGGAGAGCAGTTTAACAAATGGGAAGCTGCTGAAAATCATCATCTCTCCAAGCATGCTG TCACCGAACTTGTGGAAGGTGACTCATCACGAAAAATTGTTGAAATCATATGCCGAACGAGCTGGTTAAAGAGTGAAAACCATTGTGGTCGAATTGAAAGAGTGCTGAAGGTTCACAGCATGCAAAAAACTCTAGCACGATTTGAAGAATATAGAGAGATGGTGAAAATTAAGGCCAGCAAGCTCCCAAAGAAGCACCCTCGGTGCATAGCTGATGGGAATGAGCTTTTGAGGTTTTATGGCACGACTGTTGCATGTTCTCTTGGCGTAAATGGTTCCTCAAGTCTGTGTGTTTCTGAGAAATGCTGTGTTTGTCGAATTATTCGAAATGGGTTTTCAGTCAAGAAGGAGCTTAAAGGTGGAGTAGGTGTGTTCACAACTTCAACCAGTGGACGAGCTTTTGAGTGTATTGAAATATTTGAAGATGATCCATGTATAAGGAAAGCTTTGATAGTATGCAGAGTGATTGCTGGCAGGGTCCATAGGCCTTTGGAGAATATACAAGAAATATCTAGCCAAACGGGATTTGATTCTTTGGCAGGGAAGGTTGGTCTCTATTCAAATATTGAGGAGCTTTATCTGCTCAACCCTAAAGCTCTGCTTCCTTGCTTTGTG GTTACTCTTTTCTTCTGGAGTTTCTCGTAG